A portion of the Callithrix jacchus isolate 240 chromosome 13, calJac240_pri, whole genome shotgun sequence genome contains these proteins:
- the DUSP4 gene encoding dual specificity protein phosphatase 4, with translation MVTMEELREMDCSVLKRLMNRDENGGGAGGSGSHSALGLPSGGKCLLLDCRPFLAHSAGYIRGSVNVRCNTIVRRRAKGSVSLEQILPAEEEVRARLRSGLYSAVIVYDERSPRAESLREDSTVSLVVQALRRNAERTDICLLKGGYERFSSEYPEFCSKTKALAAIPPPFPPSATEPLDLGCSSCGTPLHDQGGPVEILPFLYLGSAYHAARRDMLDALGITALLNVSSDCPNHFEGHYQYKCIPVEDNHKADISSWFMEAIEYIDAVKDCRGRVLVHCQAGISRSATICLAYLMMKKRVRLEEAFEFVKQRRSIISPNFSFMGQLLQFESQVLATSCAAEAASPSGPLRERGKTPATPTSQFVFSFPVSVGVHSAPSSLPYLHSPITTSPSC, from the exons ATGGTGACGATGGAGGAGCTGCGGGAGATGGACTGCAGTGTGCTCAAAAGGCTGATGAACCGGGACGAGAACGGCGGCGGCGCAGGCGGCAGCGGCAGTCACAGCGCCCTGGGGCTGCCGAGCGGTGGCAAGTGCCTGCTGCTGGACTGCAGACCGTTCCTGGCGCACAGCGCGGGCTACATCCGAGGCTCGGTCAATGTGCGCTGCAACACCATCGTGCGGCGGCGGGCTAAGGGCTCTGTGAGCCTGGAGCAGATCCTGCCCGCCGAAGAGGAGGTGCGCGCTCGCTTGCGCTCCGGCCTCTACTCAGCGGTCATCGTCTACGACGAACGCAGCCCGCGCGCCGAGAGCCTCCGCGAGGACAGCACCGTGTCGCTGGTGGTGCAGGCTCTGCGCCGCAACGCCGAGCGCACCGATATCTGCCTGCTCAAAG GTGGCTATGAGAGGTTTTCCTCCGAGTACCCAGAATTCTGTTCTAAAACGAAGGCCCTGGCAGCCATCCCACCCCCGTTTCCCCCCAGTGCCACAGAGCCCTTGGACCTGGGCTGCAGCTCCTGCGGGACCCCGCTACACGACCAG GGAGGTCCTGTGGAGATCCTTCCCTTCCTCTACCTCGGCAGTGCCTACCATGCAGCCCGGAGAGACATGTTGGACGCCCTGGGCATCACGGCCCTGCTGAATGTCTCCTCCGACTGCCCAAACCACTTTGAAGGACACTATCAGTACAAGTGCATCCCGGTGGAAGACAACCACAAGGCAGACATCAGCTCCTGGTTCATGGAAGCCATAGAGTACATCG ATGCAGTGAAGGACTGCCGCGGGCGTGTGCTGGTGCACTGCCAGGCCGGCATCTCGCGCTCGGCCACCATCTGCCTCGCCTACCTGATGATGAAGAAGCgggtgaggctggaggaggccTTCGAGTTCGTCAAGCAGCGCCGCAGCATCATCTCGCCCAACTTCAGCTTCATGGGGCAGCTGCTGCAGTTCGAGTCCCAGGTGCTGGCCACATCCTGTGCGGCGGAGGCAGCCAGCCCCTCGGGACCCCTGCGGGAGCGAGGCAAGACCCCCGCCACGCCCACCTCCCAGTTCGTCTTCAGCTTTCCGGTCTCGGTGGGCGTGCACTCGGCCCCCAGCAGCCTGCCCTACCTGCACAGCCCCATCACCACCTCCCCTAGCTGTTAG